In Rhodamnia argentea isolate NSW1041297 chromosome 5, ASM2092103v1, whole genome shotgun sequence, the DNA window GCTGAGcaaaatcctctctctctctctctctctctctctctcaaaatcttTTGCTACACTCTTTGCGGTTGGATACCGACGAGGGTTCCGGGATGGTATTGTCAATAGCTCGAACATAATCTTGACGAAGCCGCCACTTAACACCGGGGTCTATCACTTCGAGATAGCTAAGCTATGCAGTGAAGCGGTAGCCTTGGAACTAGAAGAGAATGAAGGGAGCTTCTAATCGAGAGAGCAGAGAACGAGAGGAAGAGGATCTTGCAAGAGGAGGAGGCTAGGGTTTGTGGGTTTCCATGGTGCTTGCCGACGTTACTCTTTGttggcacctaaattttgattttttcataaattattttattttgcacaaaaatgagaattagtgttagttctcgccaaaaataattaatttatcatgcatagcatatttattttctaccaATCTCATCAAGCAACTAGACCGGGTATAATGTGAGATTTTTGGCCCAAGTCATAGGAGGGCGTGCCAAAATTCATTAGGGCCATATAGActtattttgagcttaaattagCCCATTCAagcttatttaaattataaaggcttttaattaactGTCCATTATTCGGAAAAAGCCTTAATTTAGCCCAATAATGTGCGGCAAGCCCATAATttgattgagaaaatttggcTAAGGCCTAGGGGGATGTGTTGAATTCTCTAAGGGGTTTGGGTCTATTTTCAAacttaattcagcccattttaaTCATTTAAGTACTCAAGGCCTTTATTTAATGacctatttaattaattaaagctcGAATTGAGCCCAAAATTGTACAATCAAAGCCCCCAAGGAGGTACAATTTTCGACTAGCTCATGAGATacccatttggccaaaattcTCAAGCGTTTCAATTGGTTTGGACTCTATAATTTGAATTAGTTCAGAATTTATTTAAATTGGGAGTCCTACCTTAGTTGGGGATTAGAGTTTAATGGATTATGGCTCTTAAGATCAAATGGTCCATAATTAATCCTACCCTAGATAGGTTTACTAATCCTACGGTCTAAAATCAATCCTATTCCTACTAGGATTAGGAGACCTAGCTTTATATAAAGAACCTTATGCCTAGGATTATGATTCATTCAATTCTCATACAATTTCGGCACATCAAAGACAGAAAAATTCATAGCAAGATTGAGAGTTAAGGAGTTTTTATTGTCTTCCCCGAGATCGAGACAATCCTCTCCCGatccaacttggccgagacccTCATTCGGCTGAGCATCATCCTTCGGCGTCCACCTCTCCTCCATGCGTGCAACCTCCGACTAGCACACCGAACACTGTCCAACTCACCACCACCGTCCAGCTTAGCCCACCGTCGGTCGCCGTCCACAACAGCCCGCCGTTACGCCATCCCGTCGTCTTGGTCAGCTTGCAAATCCACCTCTGTCCAGCCTTGTTTCAGCCAAGAATCAGCCTCGATTAGGCGGTAAATTGGTCTTGTTTTGATCAATATTCAGCATCTAACATAATTGCTCCTTTGTGTTAGATTACCTTGCTAtttagagctcaaattcggcTCAAAAGGGACTGTTTTTTCGTGATTATCCGGGTTTTGCGAAAGTGCAGAAAATTAGCTTGGTAAAGGTAAAATTCTTCAACCTTGGATTGCAAACTCGTGATTGTTTGCTTGGTAACCCGCATCGTTCTTCTtaaaccttctctctctctctctctctctctctctctctctctcgttttcctTCCCTCTGTGCGGAACGTGACTTGATTCTTGTGGCCGTGTACTGTAATTGTGTGCCCTGCCCTCCGAACTGAAGCCTAAGAATCTAGGGTTTTGCCGCTTTCGCTTATTTGCAAAATAGTCCTTCGGGTtttaaatatttgcaatttagtccttgaagaATTATTTCCTTCCAATTGCATCCCAATGTGGCCGGCCAACCCATAGAGTGGGCTTGGCCGGCCCTTAGTCTCACCCGTGGGCTCATCCGCTCTTAATTAGatcttttaatatttaatgGAACATTAATTAaaggccccttttttttaattgatttactCGAGCGGGCTGAATTAAGCTCCAAATAGGCCCCGTGGGCTCtctaattttcggcacacatgCCCTCTATGCCAGCCAAAATTTTCCTAATGGGTTCTAATCCGTCTATGCGTTAATTCGGGTCCATTTCCACCGCCGATCCGATTAAATGCAAGATATAAATGAATACTAACATCTAAATGCCAACTTCATGGAAATTTTAATTACATATTTTTGCTAGGGACCGGGGGTtggtccctaatttttatgtgaTGAATGAATAAATGAGACGTCAAAATTCAGGCGTCAATAATAGTCTCACTTGCCAATCTTTGCACATTTCGAAAAGTTTGGCCGATTCTTactgaattaaaataaaataaaataaaaggaaaatgagacaCAAAGATTCTTTTTTTAGTAAAGTAGCAAATTTTTCACCACTGTCTTCAATGTCTGACCTGTTTTTTCACGGGAAACTTCCTCCGAACGAAGAAGCTCAGACGGGACTGTCTGATGAGCGCCCAGCCCATTGTACCAAATAAAGAAGCTTCCctattttttggatcaaaaataaaaatgaaaatgaaaatgaaaaaaataaataaaaataaaataaaataaaataaaaacatcctTCCTGCTTCTTCCATTTTTGTTAGCCAAATCTCAATCAGGTCCTCCAATGTCCAAATTCCCAACAAATCTCCTTCCCATGGGCACCGCCGCTTCCGCTCCGGCGCAatcgccaccgccgcccccaCCCCCCGAACACATCTTCATCCTCTCCGGCCAGAGCAACATGGCCGGCCGCGGCGGCGTCACCCGCCACCACGGGTGGGACGGGGTCGTCCCCCCGGAGTGCCGCCCCGACCCCTCCGTCCTCCGCCTCAGCGCCGCCCTCCTGTGGGAGGAGGCCCGGGAGCCCCTCCACCGCGACATCGACACCCGGAAGACCTGCGGCGTGGGCCCAGGGATGGCCTTCGCGAACGCGCTGAGGgagcgcggcggcggcggcggcgcgggGCGGGTGGGGCTGGTGCCGTGCGCGGTGGGGGGCACGGCGATCCGGGAGTGGGCGCGCGGGGGGCACCTGTACGAGAGCATGGTGAGGAGGGCGAGGGAGAGCGTGAAGGACGGCGGGGAGATCAAGGCGCTGCTGTGGTACCAGGGCGAGAGCGACACGGCGGCGGAGCACGATGCGGA includes these proteins:
- the LOC115732296 gene encoding probable carbohydrate esterase At4g34215 translates to MSKFPTNLLPMGTAASAPAQSPPPPPPPEHIFILSGQSNMAGRGGVTRHHGWDGVVPPECRPDPSVLRLSAALLWEEAREPLHRDIDTRKTCGVGPGMAFANALRERGGGGGAGRVGLVPCAVGGTAIREWARGGHLYESMVRRARESVKDGGEIKALLWYQGESDTAAEHDAEAYRGNMEALIKDVRGDLGLPSLPVIQVAIASGDGRYMDRVRRAQLEIELPNVVCVDAKGLPLKDDHLHLTTHAQVRLGHMLADAYLQHFAP